In Streptomyces dangxiongensis, one DNA window encodes the following:
- a CDS encoding metallophosphoesterase family protein produces MESTAGAGQLLAISDLHISYPDNRALVDGMRPQSDDDWLIVAGDVAETVADIRWALGTLAKRFRKVLWAPGNHELWTHPSDPVTLRGAARYDHLVEVCRELGVLTPEDPYPVWRGPGGPVVVAPLFLLYDYSFLPAGCATKAEGMAYAESTGIVCNDEYLLHPDPYPTREAWCRARVAETERRLAELPEDLPTVLAGHYPLDRHPTEVLWHPEFAMWCGTRLTADWHRRFRVATMVYGHLHIPRTTWHDGVRFMEVSVGYPREWRKRPDPPGRLRRVLPMEVHAGDRGAAPGVGRGRGGAR; encoded by the coding sequence GTGGAGTCGACGGCCGGGGCCGGACAGCTTCTGGCCATCAGCGACCTGCACATCAGTTATCCCGACAACCGCGCCCTGGTCGACGGCATGCGCCCCCAGAGCGACGACGACTGGCTGATCGTCGCCGGGGACGTCGCGGAGACCGTCGCCGACATCCGCTGGGCCCTCGGCACACTCGCCAAACGCTTCCGCAAGGTGCTGTGGGCGCCCGGCAACCACGAACTGTGGACCCACCCGAGCGACCCGGTCACCCTGCGCGGCGCCGCCCGCTACGACCACCTCGTCGAGGTGTGCCGGGAACTGGGCGTGCTGACCCCCGAGGACCCGTACCCGGTCTGGCGCGGCCCCGGCGGCCCGGTCGTCGTCGCCCCCCTGTTCCTGCTGTACGACTACTCCTTCCTGCCGGCCGGCTGCGCCACCAAGGCCGAGGGCATGGCCTACGCGGAGAGCACGGGCATCGTCTGCAACGACGAGTACCTGCTGCACCCCGACCCCTACCCGACCCGGGAGGCCTGGTGCCGGGCGCGGGTCGCCGAGACCGAACGCCGGCTCGCCGAACTGCCCGAGGACCTCCCGACCGTGCTGGCCGGCCACTATCCGCTGGACCGGCACCCCACGGAGGTGCTGTGGCACCCCGAGTTCGCCATGTGGTGCGGCACCCGGCTGACCGCGGACTGGCACCGCCGGTTCCGGGTCGCCACGATGGTCTACGGCCATCTGCACATCCCCCGCACCACCTGGCACGACGGAGTCCGCTTCATGGAGGTCTCCGTGGGATACCCCCGCGAATGGCGCAAGCGCCCGGATCCCCCGGGAAGGCTGCGCCGCGTCCTGCCGATGGAGGTCCACGCAGGTGATCGAGGAGCTGCTCCCGGAGTCGGTCGTGGCCGTGGAGGCGCACGCTGA
- a CDS encoding MmyB family transcriptional regulator, translated as MAHQAGGQRPAPRPVPDTCETQAYLQDYAALLDFLSCPSLVVDRHWNVVMANSAFETLFRGVRPHPTAMPGDNFLRFVLFHPDAGEVLGEHEPGWCLPMLAQFRSALETCGHDHELQAVRRDIAQDPIMEAAYRQGLPHWIRAVGEAGSRLDGAVRLLLHPDPRRGRTECRIVEEAPQPLRELGYRRLSMVLRDPRRPAAPVRRPRRPRGAATHLTVVTSPDG; from the coding sequence ATGGCACATCAGGCAGGAGGGCAGCGGCCGGCACCGCGGCCCGTCCCCGACACCTGCGAGACCCAGGCGTACCTCCAGGACTACGCAGCACTGCTGGACTTCCTGTCCTGCCCGTCCCTGGTCGTGGACCGCCACTGGAACGTGGTCATGGCCAACAGCGCGTTCGAGACACTCTTCCGCGGTGTACGCCCCCATCCGACGGCCATGCCCGGTGACAACTTCCTCCGGTTCGTGCTGTTCCACCCGGACGCGGGCGAGGTCCTCGGCGAGCACGAGCCGGGCTGGTGCCTGCCGATGCTGGCCCAGTTCCGCTCCGCCCTGGAGACATGCGGGCACGACCACGAACTCCAGGCGGTCCGGCGGGACATCGCCCAGGACCCGATCATGGAGGCCGCCTACCGGCAGGGCCTGCCGCACTGGATCCGGGCCGTCGGCGAGGCCGGGAGCCGCCTCGACGGCGCGGTGCGCCTCCTGCTCCACCCCGACCCCCGCCGCGGGCGCACCGAGTGCCGCATCGTGGAGGAGGCGCCGCAGCCGCTGCGGGAGCTGGGCTACCGGCGCCTGTCGATGGTCCTGCGCGACCCCCGTCGGCCCGCCGCCCCGGTCCGCCGCCCGCGCCGCCCGCGGGGCGCGGCCACGCACCTGACGGTCGTCACGTCCCCCGACGGCTGA
- a CDS encoding toxin-antitoxin system, toxin component, whose product MGIGRDTRRLCDELVGGLTLPVPAPPDELYRALCEGMSRRRGRPVKFRTAVFPPGTASGLSLYLTDRDVVVVEERTVPEHQLVILGHELWHVQAGRCGHPGDGVGTAVRPLREDAGHSALRATVRRAAARTRFDLAEERDAESFGLLLASKCRTLLTGSASRGPARRDGVAGRIEASLGYPRPHT is encoded by the coding sequence GTGGGCATCGGCAGGGACACACGTCGGCTGTGCGACGAGCTGGTGGGCGGGCTGACCCTGCCCGTGCCCGCACCGCCGGACGAGTTGTACCGGGCGCTGTGCGAGGGGATGAGCCGTCGGCGGGGCCGGCCGGTGAAGTTCCGCACGGCCGTCTTCCCGCCCGGCACGGCCAGCGGACTGTCGCTGTACCTGACCGACCGGGACGTCGTGGTCGTGGAGGAACGCACCGTCCCGGAGCACCAGTTGGTGATCCTGGGTCACGAGCTGTGGCACGTGCAGGCCGGCCGCTGCGGGCATCCCGGGGACGGCGTCGGTACGGCTGTCCGGCCGCTGCGCGAGGACGCCGGCCACTCGGCGCTCCGGGCGACCGTGCGACGGGCCGCCGCCCGCACGCGCTTCGACCTCGCCGAGGAGCGGGACGCCGAGTCCTTCGGCCTTCTGCTGGCCAGCAAGTGCCGCACGCTGTTGACCGGTTCGGCGTCGCGCGGCCCGGCGCGGCGGGACGGTGTGGCCGGCCGTATCGAGGCCTCCCTGGGATACCCGCGCCCGCACACCTGA
- a CDS encoding ABC transporter substrate-binding protein: protein MTSTGFRRTVVAIGVCSSLALAATACGSGDDSSASGKTRITVNCEPPRSAKLDRAFFEDDVAAFEKRNPDIDVVAHDAFPCQDPKTFDAKLAGGQMEDVFYTYFTDARHVVDVRQAADLTPYLGRLKSYGSIQKQLRDIYTVDGKVYGVPRTGYSMGLIYNRALFRKAGLDPDRPPATWDEVRAAARKIAALGGGTVGYADYSAQNQGGWHFTAELYSRGGDVVGADGRKAAVDSPEGRAVLRNLHDMRWTDDSMGSRQLLVINDAQQLMGAGRLGMYLAAPDNIPILVKEKGGDYKDLALAPMPGGRGTLIGGDGYMFNKHDTPAQIRAGLKWLDHMFLTPAKGFLGDYARARKNDAPVGLPEPRLFTGAADATDQQAKKAAANVPVENYRSFLEGNTRLRMRIEPPHAQQIYSVLDAAVSAVLTKKDADIDQLLEEASGKIDSILARS from the coding sequence ATGACAAGCACCGGGTTCCGCCGTACCGTCGTCGCGATCGGCGTCTGTTCCTCCCTCGCCCTCGCCGCCACCGCCTGCGGGTCGGGCGACGACAGCTCGGCGAGCGGCAAGACCCGTATCACCGTCAACTGCGAGCCGCCCAGGAGTGCCAAGCTCGACCGCGCCTTCTTCGAGGACGACGTCGCCGCCTTCGAGAAGCGCAACCCGGACATCGACGTGGTCGCGCACGACGCCTTCCCCTGCCAGGACCCGAAGACCTTCGACGCCAAGCTCGCCGGCGGCCAGATGGAGGACGTGTTCTACACGTACTTCACCGACGCGCGGCACGTCGTGGACGTCCGCCAGGCCGCCGACCTCACCCCGTACCTCGGCCGACTGAAGAGCTACGGCAGTATCCAGAAGCAACTGCGCGACATCTACACCGTGGACGGCAAGGTCTACGGCGTTCCGCGCACCGGATACTCCATGGGGCTGATCTACAACCGCGCACTGTTCCGCAAGGCCGGCCTGGATCCCGACCGGCCCCCCGCGACCTGGGACGAGGTCCGCGCCGCCGCCAGGAAGATCGCCGCCCTCGGCGGCGGCACGGTCGGGTACGCCGACTACAGCGCGCAGAACCAGGGCGGCTGGCACTTCACCGCCGAGCTGTACTCCCGGGGCGGGGACGTCGTCGGCGCGGACGGCAGGAAGGCCGCCGTCGACAGCCCCGAGGGCCGGGCCGTCCTGCGCAACCTGCACGACATGCGGTGGACCGACGACTCGATGGGCAGCAGACAGCTCCTCGTCATCAACGACGCACAGCAGCTCATGGGCGCGGGCCGGCTCGGCATGTACCTCGCCGCCCCCGACAACATCCCGATCCTGGTCAAGGAGAAGGGCGGCGACTACAAGGACCTCGCTCTCGCACCCATGCCCGGCGGCAGGGGCACCCTCATCGGCGGTGACGGCTACATGTTCAACAAGCACGACACACCCGCCCAGATCCGCGCCGGCCTCAAGTGGCTCGACCACATGTTCCTCACCCCGGCCAAGGGCTTCCTCGGCGACTACGCCCGCGCCAGGAAGAACGACGCCCCCGTCGGCCTGCCCGAGCCCCGCCTGTTCACCGGTGCCGCCGACGCCACCGACCAGCAGGCCAAGAAGGCCGCCGCCAACGTCCCGGTGGAGAACTACCGGTCCTTCCTCGAGGGCAACACCCGGCTCCGGATGCGGATCGAGCCCCCGCACGCCCAGCAGATCTACTCCGTCCTCGACGCCGCCGTCTCCGCGGTCCTCACCAAGAAGGACGCCGACATCGACCAGCTCCTCGAAGAGGCCTCCGGCAAGATCGACTCCATCCTGGCCCGGAGCTGA
- a CDS encoding 4'-phosphopantetheinyl transferase family protein — protein sequence MIEELLPESVVAVEAHADDPLWDAPLYPAEEALVARAVTKRRREFAAVRGCARRAMEKLGVPPQPVISGERGAPRWPDGLVGSMTHCDGYCAAALVRATDLASIGIDAEPHGPLPDGVGPSVFLPVEAARLDRLAGQRPDVHWDRILFSAKESVYKAWFPLTRKWLDFSEADITLHPEPGGEARGTLSASLLVPGPVVGGRRLRIFEGRWTVGDGVVTTSVVVPHT from the coding sequence GTGATCGAGGAGCTGCTCCCGGAGTCGGTCGTGGCCGTGGAGGCGCACGCTGACGACCCCCTGTGGGACGCCCCGCTCTACCCGGCCGAGGAAGCGCTCGTCGCGCGCGCGGTGACCAAGCGGCGCCGCGAGTTCGCCGCCGTCCGGGGCTGCGCCCGGCGCGCCATGGAGAAACTCGGCGTGCCGCCGCAGCCCGTGATCAGCGGTGAGCGGGGTGCCCCGCGCTGGCCGGACGGCCTGGTCGGCAGCATGACCCACTGCGACGGCTACTGCGCCGCCGCCCTGGTCCGCGCCACCGACCTCGCCTCCATCGGCATCGACGCCGAGCCGCACGGCCCGCTCCCGGACGGGGTCGGACCGTCCGTCTTCCTGCCCGTGGAGGCGGCGCGGCTCGACCGGCTCGCCGGACAACGGCCCGACGTGCACTGGGACCGGATCCTGTTCAGCGCCAAGGAGTCCGTCTACAAGGCGTGGTTCCCCCTCACCCGCAAGTGGCTGGACTTCTCCGAGGCCGACATCACCCTGCACCCGGAACCCGGCGGTGAGGCGCGGGGCACGCTGAGCGCCTCCCTCCTGGTGCCCGGGCCGGTGGTCGGCGGCCGGCGGCTGCGGATCTTCGAGGGCCGGTGGACCGTGGGCGACGGGGTGGTCACGACGTCCGTGGTCGTCCCCCACACCTGA
- a CDS encoding carbohydrate ABC transporter permease, whose amino-acid sequence MTKTAERRSPAPAAVPPVPAPPMAGDRGRRRLADQARAYGFLLGGLICFALFSWYPAIRAVVIAFQKYTPGSPPQWAGTANFTRVLHDPEFAAAWRNTLTFTLLALLIGFAIPFVLALVLNELRHAKAFFRVVVYLPVMIPPVVSALLWKWFYDPGTGLADETLRFLHLPTSNWSNGSDTALVSLVIVATWANLGGTVLIYLAALQSVPGELYEAAELDGANLLQRIRHVTVPQTRFVILMLMLLQIIATMQVFTEPFVITGGGPENATVTVLYLIYKYAFLYNDFGGACALSVLLLLVLGAFSALYLRLTRTEGDA is encoded by the coding sequence ATGACGAAGACGGCCGAGCGGCGGTCCCCGGCACCGGCCGCCGTCCCCCCGGTCCCGGCGCCGCCCATGGCGGGGGACCGCGGGCGGCGCCGCCTCGCCGACCAGGCCCGCGCCTACGGCTTCCTCCTCGGCGGCCTGATCTGCTTCGCCCTGTTCTCCTGGTACCCGGCGATCCGCGCGGTCGTGATCGCCTTCCAGAAGTACACCCCGGGCTCGCCGCCCCAGTGGGCCGGCACCGCCAACTTCACCCGCGTCCTGCACGACCCCGAGTTCGCCGCCGCCTGGCGCAACACCCTCACCTTCACGCTGCTCGCCCTGCTCATCGGCTTCGCGATCCCCTTCGTACTCGCCCTCGTCCTCAACGAGCTGCGGCACGCCAAGGCCTTCTTCCGCGTCGTCGTCTACCTGCCGGTGATGATCCCGCCCGTGGTCAGCGCCCTGCTGTGGAAGTGGTTCTACGACCCCGGAACCGGCCTCGCCGACGAGACCCTCCGCTTCCTGCACCTGCCCACCTCGAACTGGTCCAACGGCAGCGACACCGCCCTCGTCTCCCTGGTCATCGTCGCCACCTGGGCCAACCTGGGCGGCACCGTCCTCATCTACCTCGCCGCCCTCCAGTCCGTCCCCGGCGAGCTGTACGAGGCGGCCGAACTGGACGGCGCGAACCTCCTCCAGCGCATCCGGCACGTCACCGTCCCGCAGACCCGGTTCGTCATCCTCATGCTGATGCTCCTTCAGATCATCGCCACCATGCAGGTGTTCACCGAGCCGTTCGTCATCACGGGCGGCGGCCCGGAGAACGCGACCGTCACCGTGCTCTACCTCATCTACAAGTACGCCTTCCTCTACAACGACTTCGGCGGCGCCTGCGCCCTCAGCGTCCTGCTGCTGCTCGTGCTCGGCGCCTTCTCCGCGCTCTACCTCCGGCTCACCCGCACCGAGGGGGACGCATGA
- a CDS encoding LacI family DNA-binding transcriptional regulator: protein MTRRLAEVAKKVGVSEATVSRVLNGKPGVSDATRQAVLTALDVLGYERPTQLRGERARLVGLVLPELQNPIFPAFAEVIGGALAQLGLTPVLCTQTKGGVSEADYVELLLQQQVSGVIFAGGLYAQADAPHDHYRLLAERNIPVVLVNAAIEHLGFPAVSCDDTVAVEQAWRHLASLGHERIGLVLGPGDHVPSARKLAAARAIAGDLPEEFVARAIFSLEGGHAAASRLIDRGVTGIICASDPLALGAVRAARRKGHDVPGRVSVVGYDDSAFMNCTEPPLTTVRQPIEAMGRAAVELLNARIAGTAVPAEELLFEPELVVRGSTGQAPRG, encoded by the coding sequence ATGACGCGACGACTTGCGGAAGTGGCGAAGAAGGTCGGGGTCAGCGAGGCCACGGTCAGCCGGGTGCTCAACGGAAAACCCGGGGTCTCCGACGCCACACGGCAGGCGGTGCTGACGGCTCTCGACGTCCTCGGCTACGAGCGCCCCACCCAGCTCCGCGGCGAACGCGCCCGGCTCGTCGGCCTGGTCCTGCCCGAGCTGCAGAACCCCATCTTCCCGGCGTTCGCCGAGGTCATCGGCGGTGCGCTGGCCCAGCTCGGGCTCACCCCGGTGTTGTGCACGCAGACCAAGGGCGGCGTCTCGGAGGCGGACTACGTCGAACTGCTGCTCCAGCAACAGGTCTCCGGCGTCATCTTCGCCGGCGGGCTGTACGCCCAGGCCGACGCGCCGCACGACCACTACCGGCTGCTCGCGGAGCGCAACATCCCCGTCGTCCTGGTCAACGCGGCCATCGAACACCTCGGTTTCCCGGCCGTGTCCTGCGACGACACCGTGGCCGTCGAGCAGGCCTGGCGCCATCTGGCCTCTCTCGGCCACGAGCGCATCGGGCTGGTCCTCGGTCCCGGTGACCACGTGCCCTCGGCGCGCAAACTGGCCGCCGCCCGGGCGATCGCCGGTGACCTGCCGGAGGAGTTCGTCGCCCGGGCCATCTTCTCCCTCGAGGGCGGACACGCGGCCGCCTCCCGGCTGATCGACCGCGGTGTCACCGGCATCATCTGCGCCAGCGACCCCCTGGCGCTCGGTGCCGTACGCGCCGCCCGCCGCAAGGGTCACGACGTCCCCGGCCGCGTCTCCGTCGTCGGCTACGACGACTCGGCGTTCATGAACTGCACCGAACCCCCGCTCACCACCGTCCGTCAGCCCATCGAGGCCATGGGCCGGGCGGCCGTCGAGCTGCTGAACGCGCGGATCGCCGGCACCGCCGTACCCGCCGAGGAGCTGCTCTTCGAGCCCGAGCTGGTGGTGCGCGGCTCCACCGGGCAGGCCCCCCGCGGCTGA
- a CDS encoding helix-turn-helix domain-containing protein, with protein MTDGYEDPGASATAQLPAVVARVTALADRLGVPHTEVFDVGRLSVACGVPEAVVRALLSGRPAGEPDVQARFLQRLDLLRRTRLKPGGRRYTQQEIADGAGMSRQQAGALINGDRRPTMEHCDALQRFFRVHAGFLTAEDPEALAGALQRSEQDLLQKLADRERAAAQDPEDPLERLLQDHGVRGIAWRAAQLPTDQHRDKVAEWLDMLLESVKRPES; from the coding sequence GTGACGGATGGCTACGAGGATCCGGGCGCCTCGGCGACCGCCCAGCTGCCGGCCGTCGTCGCCCGCGTCACCGCGCTCGCCGACCGACTCGGTGTACCGCACACCGAGGTCTTCGACGTCGGGCGGCTCTCCGTCGCCTGCGGTGTGCCGGAGGCGGTGGTCAGGGCGCTGCTCAGCGGCCGGCCCGCGGGTGAACCGGACGTCCAGGCCCGCTTTCTGCAACGCCTGGACCTGCTGCGCCGCACCCGGCTGAAACCGGGCGGGCGCAGGTACACCCAGCAGGAGATAGCCGACGGCGCGGGCATGTCCCGGCAGCAGGCCGGGGCCCTCATCAACGGTGACCGGCGGCCCACCATGGAGCACTGCGACGCCCTCCAGCGCTTCTTCCGGGTGCACGCGGGTTTCCTCACCGCGGAGGACCCCGAGGCGCTGGCCGGCGCGTTGCAGCGCTCCGAGCAGGACCTGCTCCAAAAGCTCGCCGACCGGGAGCGGGCCGCCGCCCAGGACCCCGAGGACCCGCTGGAGCGGCTGCTCCAGGACCACGGGGTGCGCGGGATCGCCTGGCGGGCCGCGCAGTTGCCCACGGACCAGCACCGGGACAAGGTCGCGGAGTGGCTCGACATGCTGCTGGAGAGTGTCAAGCGGCCCGAGTCGTGA
- a CDS encoding carbohydrate ABC transporter permease yields the protein MNTTTRTLISPAALARPRGKAVYWTVFTAVVVLFALAFLFPVYWMVTGAMKSPDEVARTPPALLPEHWRLGGYTDAWDLMQLPQHLGNTVVQAAGAWAFQLVFCTAAAYSLSRLRPAFGKVVLGGILATLMVPAQALVVPKYLTVADLPLIHTSLLNDPLAIWLPAVANAFNLYLLKRFFDQLPRDVLEAAEIDGAGRLRILWSVVLPMSRPVLGVVSIFALVAVWQDFLWPLMVFSDTGKQPVSVALVQLSQNIQLTVLIAAMVIASIPMVALLLVFQRHIIAGIGAGSTKG from the coding sequence ATGAACACCACCACCCGCACCCTGATCTCCCCGGCCGCCCTCGCCCGCCCGCGCGGGAAGGCCGTCTACTGGACGGTGTTCACAGCCGTCGTCGTCCTCTTCGCGCTCGCCTTCCTCTTCCCGGTGTACTGGATGGTGACCGGCGCGATGAAGTCCCCGGACGAGGTGGCGCGCACCCCGCCGGCGCTCCTGCCGGAGCACTGGCGCCTCGGCGGCTACACCGACGCCTGGGACCTGATGCAGCTCCCGCAGCACCTGGGCAACACCGTCGTCCAGGCCGCCGGCGCCTGGGCCTTCCAGCTCGTGTTCTGCACGGCCGCCGCCTACTCCCTGTCCAGGCTGAGGCCCGCCTTCGGCAAGGTGGTCCTCGGCGGCATCCTCGCCACCCTCATGGTCCCGGCGCAGGCGCTGGTCGTCCCCAAGTACCTGACCGTCGCCGACCTGCCCCTGATCCACACCAGCCTGCTCAACGACCCCCTCGCCATCTGGCTGCCGGCCGTCGCCAACGCCTTCAACCTGTACCTGCTCAAACGGTTCTTCGACCAACTGCCGCGCGATGTGCTGGAAGCCGCCGAGATCGACGGCGCCGGCAGACTGCGGATCCTGTGGTCGGTCGTCCTGCCCATGTCCCGGCCCGTCCTCGGCGTGGTGTCCATCTTCGCGCTGGTCGCCGTCTGGCAGGACTTCCTGTGGCCGCTGATGGTCTTCTCCGACACCGGCAAGCAGCCGGTCAGCGTGGCGCTCGTCCAGCTCTCGCAGAACATCCAGCTCACCGTGCTCATCGCCGCGATGGTGATCGCCAGCATCCCGATGGTGGCGCTGCTCCTCGTCTTCCAGCGGCACATCATCGCCGGGATCGGCGCGGGCAGCACCAAGGGCTGA
- a CDS encoding discoidin domain-containing protein, which produces MYTSTAGHVRRMPAIGAVVALAAGMLVTLAPAAHAAAGATLPFTSVEAESATTTGSRIGPDHTQGTLASEASGRQAVRLAAGQRVEFTVPRASNALNIAYNVPDGRSGALNVYVNGTRLARTVPVTSKYSYIDTGWITGARTHHFFDNARLLLGQNVQAGDKIAVEPAGTEVTVDVADFEQVAPTAAQPAGSVSVVSKGADPSGNGDSTQAFRDAIAAAQGGTVWIPPGDYRLTSSLNGVQNVTLQGAGSWYSVVHTSHFVDQTGSLGKVHIKDFAVIGEVTERVDSSPDNFVNGSLGPNSSVSGMWIQHLKVGLWLTGNNDNLVVENNRILDTTADGLNLNGTAKGVRVRNNFLRDQGDDALAMWSLYSPDTDSSFENNTITQPNLANGIAIYGGTDIAVRNNLVSDTNALGSGIAISNQKFMDPFSPLAGTITVDGNTLVRTGAMNPNWNHPMGALRVDSYDSAINATVNITDTTITDSPYSAFEFVSGGGQGYPVRNVNVTGATVRNTGTVVVQAEAQGAATFRNVTATQVGAAGVYNCAYPANSGSFALTDGGGNSGWAATWSDCSTWPQPGQGSPDPDPNRNLAKGRPATATGSQDVYTPGKAVDGDANTYWESANNAFPQSWTVDLGSPNAVRRLVLKLPPSAAWGARTQTITVLGSTDGSGYTTVAAAHTYRFDPATGNSATVPLPNGTNLRYLRLTVTANTAWPAGQFSEVEAYLTP; this is translated from the coding sequence ATGTACACCAGTACCGCCGGACACGTCAGGCGCATGCCCGCCATCGGGGCGGTCGTCGCCCTCGCCGCAGGCATGCTCGTCACCCTCGCCCCGGCCGCCCATGCGGCGGCGGGCGCCACGCTCCCCTTCACCTCCGTGGAAGCCGAGTCGGCGACCACCACCGGCTCGCGGATCGGCCCCGACCACACGCAGGGCACCCTCGCCTCGGAGGCCTCCGGCCGGCAGGCCGTGCGGCTGGCGGCCGGGCAGCGGGTGGAGTTCACCGTGCCCCGCGCGTCCAACGCGCTGAACATCGCCTACAACGTCCCCGACGGCCGGTCCGGCGCGCTCAACGTGTACGTCAACGGCACCCGACTCGCCCGGACCGTCCCGGTCACCTCCAAGTACTCCTACATCGACACCGGCTGGATCACCGGCGCGCGGACCCACCACTTCTTCGACAACGCCCGGCTGCTGCTCGGGCAGAACGTACAGGCCGGCGACAAGATCGCCGTCGAGCCGGCCGGCACCGAGGTGACCGTCGACGTCGCCGACTTCGAGCAGGTCGCCCCGACCGCCGCCCAGCCCGCCGGGTCGGTGTCCGTCGTCTCCAAGGGCGCCGACCCCAGCGGCAACGGCGACTCCACTCAGGCGTTCCGTGACGCCATCGCCGCAGCCCAGGGCGGCACGGTGTGGATACCGCCGGGCGACTACCGCCTCACGTCCTCCCTCAACGGCGTGCAGAACGTGACGCTCCAGGGCGCCGGGAGCTGGTACTCCGTCGTGCACACCTCCCACTTCGTCGACCAGACCGGCTCCCTCGGGAAGGTGCACATCAAGGACTTCGCGGTCATCGGCGAGGTCACGGAACGCGTCGACTCCAGCCCTGACAACTTCGTCAACGGCTCCCTCGGCCCGAACTCCTCCGTGTCCGGCATGTGGATCCAGCACCTGAAGGTCGGCCTGTGGCTGACCGGCAACAACGACAACCTGGTGGTGGAGAACAACCGCATCCTCGACACCACCGCCGACGGCCTCAACCTCAACGGCACCGCCAAGGGCGTCCGGGTCCGCAACAACTTCCTGCGCGACCAGGGCGACGACGCCCTCGCCATGTGGTCCCTGTACTCCCCGGACACCGACTCCAGCTTCGAGAACAACACCATCACGCAGCCCAACCTCGCCAACGGCATCGCCATCTACGGCGGCACCGACATCGCCGTGCGGAACAACCTCGTCTCCGACACCAACGCCCTCGGCAGCGGCATCGCGATCTCCAACCAGAAGTTCATGGACCCGTTCAGCCCGCTCGCCGGGACGATCACCGTGGACGGCAACACGCTCGTGCGCACCGGCGCCATGAACCCCAACTGGAACCACCCCATGGGCGCCCTGCGCGTCGACTCCTACGACAGCGCGATCAACGCGACCGTCAACATCACCGATACGACGATCACCGACAGCCCGTACTCCGCCTTCGAGTTCGTCTCCGGCGGCGGCCAGGGGTATCCGGTCCGCAACGTCAACGTGACCGGCGCGACCGTACGGAACACCGGTACGGTCGTGGTCCAGGCCGAGGCGCAGGGCGCGGCCACCTTCAGGAACGTCACCGCCACCCAGGTCGGGGCGGCCGGCGTCTACAACTGCGCCTACCCGGCGAACTCCGGCTCCTTCGCCCTCACCGACGGCGGTGGCAACTCCGGCTGGGCCGCCACCTGGTCGGACTGCTCCACCTGGCCCCAGCCCGGCCAGGGCAGCCCCGACCCCGACCCGAACCGCAACCTCGCCAAGGGCCGCCCGGCCACCGCGACCGGCTCCCAGGACGTCTACACGCCCGGCAAGGCGGTCGACGGCGACGCGAACACGTACTGGGAGTCCGCCAACAACGCCTTCCCGCAGTCCTGGACGGTCGACCTCGGCTCACCGAACGCCGTACGCCGCCTGGTTTTGAAACTGCCGCCGTCCGCGGCCTGGGGCGCCCGCACCCAGACGATCACCGTGCTCGGCAGCACGGACGGCTCCGGCTACACGACCGTGGCCGCCGCCCACACCTACCGCTTCGACCCGGCCACCGGCAACAGCGCGACCGTCCCCCTGCCCAACGGCACGAACCTGCGCTACCTGCGCCTGACGGTCACCGCCAACACGGCCTGGCCGGCGGGACAGTTCAGCGAGGTGGAGGCGTACCTGACGCCGTGA